The following are from one region of the Campylobacter concisus genome:
- the fliP gene encoding flagellar type III secretion system pore protein FliP (The bacterial flagellar biogenesis protein FliP forms a type III secretion system (T3SS)-type pore required for flagellar assembly.) codes for MLTLAVLLCTVFGADPALPTINLSLNSPTNAEQLVNSLNVLLILTALALAPSLIFMMTSFLRLVIVFSFLRQAMGTQQVPPSTVLISLAMVLTFFIMEPVGQKSYNDGIKPYIAEQIGYEEMLDKSLKPFKEFMVKNTREKDLALFFRIRNLQNPANIEEIPLSIAMSAFMISELKTSFEIAFLLYLPFLVIDMVVSSVLMAMGMMMLPPVMISLPFKLLIFVLVDGWNLLIGNLVKSFH; via the coding sequence CTGCTTACTTTAGCGGTTTTACTTTGCACGGTTTTTGGGGCTGATCCTGCGCTACCAACTATAAATTTAAGTCTCAATTCTCCAACAAATGCCGAGCAGCTTGTGAATTCTTTAAATGTTTTACTAATTCTTACCGCACTTGCACTCGCTCCTTCGCTCATTTTTATGATGACAAGTTTTTTAAGGCTTGTTATCGTATTTTCATTTTTGCGCCAAGCGATGGGCACGCAACAAGTGCCTCCTTCAACAGTACTCATCTCGCTTGCGATGGTTCTTACATTTTTTATCATGGAGCCAGTTGGGCAAAAGAGCTATAATGATGGCATAAAGCCTTATATAGCTGAGCAGATAGGCTATGAGGAGATGCTTGATAAGAGCTTAAAGCCATTTAAAGAATTTATGGTAAAAAATACAAGAGAAAAAGACCTTGCGCTTTTCTTTAGGATTAGAAATTTACAAAATCCAGCAAATATTGAAGAGATACCGCTAAGTATCGCAATGTCAGCTTTTATGATAAGTGAGCTAAAGACATCTTTTGAGATAGCGTTTTTGCTCTATTTGCCATTTCTTGTCATCGACATGGTCGTAAGCTCAGTGCTAATGGCTATGGGTATGATGATGCTTCCTCCTGTCATGATCTCACTACCATTTAAACTGCTCATATTCGTGCTTGTTGATGGCTGGAATTTACTAATAGGAAATCTTGTAAAAAGCTTTCACTAA